TGTACCCTGCTCTAGTATCATTCGGATGTGCTCGATCTCCTTCTTATCGTACTTGCGGCGAAGCTTTTCGGTAAGCGCTGAATTTATTGGCACTCCGTTGTTGGTTAGCTCGAAATAGTTGGCCAGCTGGAAAATGAGCGCCATGCGCTTTTGTGTGTACAATTTCAGCTTTTGGCTGGCGGGGTTGCTGGAGGTTACGATTTGCTCGAACTCGCTTCTAAGCCTATCCACCTCGGCATCGACTACCGCCTCGAATAGCTCCTCCTTGCTGTTAAAGTAGTAGTAGACAAAGCTCTTCACCTTGCCCAAACTCTGACAGATCTGCTCGAGTGTCGCCTTGCGGTAGCCCAGCTTGCAGAACACCTGGCTGGCCACCTTGATGATGTTTTCGCGCTGATCGTCTTTAACGTTCGGAGTAATCCCGTTTACCATCTATTTGAACAAATAATAAAACCGTTCAAAATTACATCAAATGTGTGAGATGAGTCAATAGTTTTAGTATAAATGTTCTTTAAAGCGGATAATATTTTCACCATTGCGGATGCATAGGGAAAAACAGGCGATGAGGTGGGGGTAAAACAGAAGCACCTCAGCTTGGGGCCGAGGTGCTTGCTTACTATTGTGGTTGCAATACTAGTCTTGAGCAAACAGCTTGCGCTGGAACAGAAGAATATAGATAACGCCGCAGGATATGGCCGCATCGGCAAAGTTGAATACAGGACGGAAGAAGACGAAATCCTGTCCACCCCAAATTGGGAACCAGCTAGGGAAGTGCCCTTCGATTAGCGGGAAGTAGAACATGTCTACCACCTGACCATGCAGGAAGCTGGCGTAGCCGCCGCCTTCGGGGAAGAGCTGGGCAACCTGTCCCATTGAGTGGTTGAAGATTAACCCGTAAAAAGCGCTGTCGATAATGTTGCCAAGGGCACCGGCCATGATTAGCGCAAGGCCAATAACGGCACCGTTGGTGGCCTTTTGCGTACGGATGAGGTGACGAATGTAGAATCCGATGGCAACAACGGCTCCGACACGGAAAAGGCTTAGCAGAATTTTTCCGAACTTACCCCAGAATTCGATGCCAAAGGCCATCCCATAGTTCTCGGTAAAGTGGATGTACGACCAGCTGCCAAAGATGCTGTAGGATTCGCCTAGCATCATGTGGGTTTTGATCCATATTTTAATGGCTTGGTCGACAATGAGAATGGCAACAACAATAAGTGCTGCTTTTTGGCCTATGGTAAGCTTCATACGATGATTCTTAATGTTTGAGGGGCAAAGATATAAAAAGAAGCGCTTAAACTAATCGGGGCGGGAATAACTAACCTTAATAACTTGTTAGAATTTGAATGGGCTGAGGATGGTGATCGATTAAAAAAGGCTACCGTTAAGTAGCCTTTTTAGTTTTGTGCATTGGATGCTAGCAGCGAACAAGCTGGCATTTACATCTGTACTGCTCTTCTGGATCAGGAAGCATTGGGCAGGCTTTGCCAATGTAAACATCATCTAAAAAGCATTGCATACCGCAAGGTATTGCACCGCCAACAACGGATTGTTGCTCTTGGTGGCTAAGAATTTTGCTAGATTCAATGTTTTTAATGCTTAACTTCTTCATCACAAGGTTTTGTTTGAAGTGATTTTGGGGTATTAATTAAATATCCGTGGTGCCACAATCGAGCTTACGGCAGTCGATTACGTTGAAGCTGGCTCCTTCTGGGTAGATGCCGGAACACGCGGAACCAGGATCTCCAGAGGTGTACCAACAGCTAGATTCTCCGCTGTTAGAATAGCACATTACGCATAGGATTCCAGAATTAGCACTTTCACGTGCACCGCCTACAATATTTCTCTTCTCGTTAATAGAGAGAACCTCTGTAGCCTTTACATCTGAGATGTTGAATTTATTCATTATTAGAGGCTGCCTTTTATCTACTTCAAAAAGCAGCAAAAACTTTAGTTTAACTTGATTTTATTTTTTGTTTTCTTAGTTCTAAGATGCTCTGGGGGCGTTTGACTACCAGCAGCGGCAAAGGTCTTCCATATGTAAAAAAACGGAGGTGCAGCTAGAGACCATCTCATCGCATCTACCTCT
The genomic region above belongs to Alistipes sp. ZOR0009 and contains:
- a CDS encoding TetR/AcrR family transcriptional regulator, which gives rise to MVNGITPNVKDDQRENIIKVASQVFCKLGYRKATLEQICQSLGKVKSFVYYYFNSKEELFEAVVDAEVDRLRSEFEQIVTSSNPASQKLKLYTQKRMALIFQLANYFELTNNGVPINSALTEKLRRKYDKKEIEHIRMILEQGTQNGEFALKHVEFASVAYFTVLKGLEIPLFSDVESQGNLDQRIDDLLSIIFNGILSK
- a CDS encoding lipoprotein signal peptidase, which encodes MKLTIGQKAALIVVAILIVDQAIKIWIKTHMMLGESYSIFGSWSYIHFTENYGMAFGIEFWGKFGKILLSLFRVGAVVAIGFYIRHLIRTQKATNGAVIGLALIMAGALGNIIDSAFYGLIFNHSMGQVAQLFPEGGGYASFLHGQVVDMFYFPLIEGHFPSWFPIWGGQDFVFFRPVFNFADAAISCGVIYILLFQRKLFAQD